A window of Primulina huaijiensis isolate GDHJ02 unplaced genomic scaffold, ASM1229523v2 scaffold208230, whole genome shotgun sequence genomic DNA:
ACTTCTCATTTGGATGGAAAGCACGTTGTATTTGGGAAAGTCATAAAGGGCATGGGCGTTGTGCGCTCTGTTGAACATGTCACAATTGGTGAAAATGACTGCCCTTCAGTTGATGTTGTTATTTCCGATTGTGGAGAAATCCCAGAGGGTGCTGATGACGGGATAATTGACTTTTTCAAAGATGGCGACTTGTTTCCTGACTGGCCCGCCGATCTCGACAATAATTCCGGTGAGCTCTCTTGGTGGATGAGTGCTGTTGAATCAATTAAGGGATATGGAAATGAGCATTTTAAGGTAACAGTTTAATACCAGTATATACCTAATAAGAATCCTGGCTTATCTTGGCTGCTTGCTTCCTGCGCTCCCCTTTTCATGCTATTAAATAATTCTTCTTTTGCTCATCTATGTTAATTACAGAAACAAGACTATAAGATGGCTCTGCGGAAATACCGTAAGGCTCTGCGGTATTTGGACATCAGCTGGGAAAAAGAAGGGATTGATGAAGGTGGTCTccatatctttattttccatttAATGCTAGAGTCTGGAACTTTCTGGACACGAAATTTGGGTTTGACTCATGATTTTgtcatttcattttatttttcgtGCAGATAAGAGCATATATTTGAGAAAGATGAAAGCACACATATTTACGAACAGTTCTGTAAGATTCTTTATGACTTTGAGTTTCTGAATATATATTTGTTGCATGGATCATAATTCTTTTTCTACTTGTTGGTCTTCCGTCTGatgtcttgttttatttttttttacgtaaAATGAAGTTAATTGGATATTGAAATTCATAAGAGACATCACTTCAGGGTTAATGTGATCCGGTAGCTCATATATTGAGAAATTTGTTTCCGTGAGTTTATAGAAATGGGTATTTTTATCCGTTCTTTCCACTTACATGGTTGTGTGTACATTTTGATCATTGGTTTCCGAGTTTGTCAGTCATCCATGTTTTTTTCTAAAGAATGTACAGGGAATCTTTTTATTCTATATAAGGTTCTAGAAATTGCGAAGCATGATGAAACGTGGCTGTCAAACTTCAATTTTTACAAGTTTAAACGAGTTTAGTACGTGTTTAAGcgcaaaatatatttttaattgttaatcaTATAATGTAAATCGATGGATTTTATGCTGGTCGTCCCACAAACTACTCTATAGGCAGTCAAGTGGAGTCTCATTTGCAAAGAACGACGAAGTTAAGGGAAGGGTTTGGACTTTCGGGTTTTTTTTTGGGGGAGGGGTAAAGGCTGAAGGAAATTTAGCTTCATTATTactatttttgtttaaaaaaatttactactaaatttttattatttaaaatttagaattgTATCTAAAACTATCGCTTTATTTCACTTGTGCAGTCAAACTTAGGTTGACTGTTTTTTCCCCATTTTTGGCAAAATAAGAGCTTTGTATTACGCTTCGGGATTAATTCCACTTGATCATCTCTTTTTCGTGCTTTTAGAACACTTGTGGTTGTTAAATTGTTCTTAAGGTTGCAATTGTTGCCCTCTTGTTTTAGCTGCGGTTAAATTTAGTCTAAATTTGAGACAATCATGCCTCCAGTCTTTAATATTCTTTTGACCCAACAAATGGTTTTGGTTTGGGTTTTGCTAGGCTTGTAAACTAAAACTGGGAGATTTGACCGGAGCACTTCTAGACACAGACTTTGCTATGCGTGACGATGAAAACAATGCAAAGGCATTGTTCCGCCAAGGCCAGGTTGTTTTTCTTCCCTATCTTTTTTAATCTTGTTTTTATACATGTCTATTTAAGAAATAGTTGAAtgtcttttattttacatttacTGTTATTTTGACACCTCAACTGATAGTTTGAACTAGTACCAAGAGATCTTTTTGAAGCAAGAAATCATATTTGAACTGGACAAGATCGAAATCTGTGGGACTACGTGGCCAGTATTGTACTTCTTCTTTTACCAAAGTTAAAACACATGGGCTCTCTGTGTAGTTCGTCACAGAAAAATTCATTAAGTTGGTCCTGCCGTTGtagtttgtattttgttgcaaaCTAGGAACTGACCTATTGTCGCCATGAATAACACAACCAAATATACAGAGATCTGTATTTCATTCTTCATTCCTATAATTGATTGTGTTCTGGGTGAAAACATTTTAGACTACCTTTTTTCCGAAATGTCCCCTTGGTTCTTAGTTATTTAAGTCAATCCATAATTTCAGTCTTAAACTTACCTTCTTCAAATGATATTATTTGACTGCTGAATGACATTATTACTCTCATATTTTCAGAAGTTTGATTTTCTTACTGTGCATGAACGTACTTATAATTGataacctaatttttttttaaacacggTTGTAGATCCCTCGTTCTGTTTtctcacttgatcttgagaatCTATCCCGATTTATATGATAGGCTGGTAACCTTGTCTACCTGGTGGTTGTTTCTGTTGGGTAACTCACTTAGTACGGTGCTTGGTTGATGTTTGAGTGAGTATTActctttttttctcttttcatCATACTTGATTAATCTGACTTTGTGACAATGAGATTTGAAGAACTCTGTTCACTTCTATATCTGAGCATTTTCTCCCGAGATCCTCTTTGACGCTGATAATTTTAAGGATTTTCTTTGTGGAATGAGTTGTTAATTTTTTGGCTTATTGGTTCTGAtgctttaataatttttattcaccAGGCACATGTGGCTTTAAATGATATAGATGCTGCGGTTGAGAGTTTTAAGAAAGCATTGGAATTGGAGCCAAATGATGGTTAGTAAGACTATTTGACtttccttctttctttcttttttctcacCTCTGGATTCTTATGAATTCAGGGAAATATTCTTTTTAGTTGAttagttaatttaattgataatgattgttatattataaaaatattgaaataaaaaatatgtgtaATTTCTAACAAACGTGAAATAAGATCCCAAAGGAGCAAACACGAACAAATAATTGGGAAAAACAACTCTTGATTTGGAAAAATAAGCATGTTGAAATAGACAACCACCAATCACATTCTAACATTTTGTTTCTTGTCCGTGTCGCACTCTGAACTTCTATGTGCAGCCTTTCCAGAAATATGGAAATTCAACAAGTTGCTTTCCCATTTGGGACCCTTAAAGATAACATGTGAAATACATGTTTGGTTTCCTTAGTGATGTTCTAAAGTGTTATGAAATATCTTAATattgtgtttggattgatgaatttaATTTGAATGTAGAGATTTGATTTGAAATGAGTTTCAAATGACACCATCTTGGGTGCATTTTCATTTGAAAACCCAAGTCTAAATTAACAACACGTGGGTTTAAAATTCAtctcatataaatataaatttatacaaataaatcaaatggatttgaaatctatgagtttttaatatttcaatacAAATGTGCTCTAAGAGAGTTTTTGATTTAATTATCGATATTGTTGTATTCATATTCCAAGTTTTTGAAATAAACTTGGTGACTGAATTGAAGAAGCAGCAAAGAATACATCTTTTCTAGGCCTATGAAAATCTTTTAGCTGATATTTGAGCTGGTTTTGCTATAGGTGCAATAAAAAAGGAGTTTGCTTCTGCAAAGACAAGGGTATGGATTTCTTATTCTTTAATTGATCTCCCATACTTTTACGGTCTGTTATGCAGACTATTTAACTCTCGTTCTATGTTGTTGGTTCACTTGAATAGATTTCTGATAGACGTAACCAGGAAAGGAAAGCATATGCCAAGATGTTCCAATGACGATTGAGTAAGACCATGAAAATGTCAGTTTCAAGAACCTCGACCAGAATGTTGTTTCTCACATTAACTACTGATTTCTTTGTTTGTTTTCAGGTTTTGCATCCTGCCatttgacattttcttttcattcAGTGATTTAGTATTTGTCAGGGTACATCTGTTCTCTCCTGTTTTTTTCACCGTTTTGCTCAAATTACTGGAAAGGGTTTTGCGGTATTGATCAAACATAAATCTACCTGGTTGCGGAAGTATCTGGCGTCCTACATTCGATACTTGGTGAGCAAAGTTTTCTTAGTTCTTATATCGGGCCCTTGCTTGGTAAAACCATGTTCAAGGCAAGGCTATCGCTGGACCATTTCAGACATAACCAAGGGAGTCTGTTGGATTATTTAAAAGGAGGCAAAATGTAACATGTGTACTCTTTGCTCTGTATTCCTATGAAGTTTTTTTAGTATCGCAACTGTTCTTCTTTATCCTAAATCAACAATGTCAGCCCTCACAATGTTGCTTTAGCAGCTAATCTATTTTCATCTATacttaatattatatatcatatgtGATGTCATGCTTTGGTCACAAAATTACAACATTACCCATCATTTAACTTCCAAATTATATTAGAAAGCATCATCAAGTATGATAAGAAATTTTATCCTATTGAAAAAATTGCTGCACGGCCCATCCACACGTCGCCTGCAGTAAGAGCTACAGATGATACAAATGGAGCAGCACACCTGTTGTCTATGTATTGATAGTAATAACAACGGTGTCTGAATGAAATGCTAATAAGATCACGAGTTTGAACATGTCTGTTGCACCACATGGGTTATGGGTAACTGGCCTTATCAGACAATGTGAGACTACATGGATATAAGTATATTCGAGgtcgagctcgattcgaaattcagaagtttttaattttttggctCGAATTCGGCTCGAACTATTTGAACCTATTCGTGAATTATTTGAACTACTGTTCCGACAATGAAAGTTCGAAAGCTCGAAATATATATACAGATTTAAtggataattatatcatattatattaataaatattaaggttcacaaactatcgaacaaaataattttggttCGAGTtcatctcaaaaaaaaattcaaccatgTTCAATTTCGGCTCGAGTTCGATAAATTCgaatagaaataaaatatttatcgaacCGGTTCGAAAAATTCATAAACTAGCTCGATTCGTTTACCGTTCTGATAAAAAATGTCATTTAACATCTTTTCTATACGGTATCTCTCAATTTTTAAAGTTATACTCAATTGAGCTAAAATTAATTGGAAAGTGATCTTTTAAGATCTATTTATAGGAATTAAACCtaaaaaatttacttaaaataaGCTTTTAGAGGTAATTGATTTATTaacatataattattataatgtaATTAGATGGAATGCAAACGAATTCGAGCAAGACTTTTAGGTTTGAGTCATGTATTACGAAATTCGTATAATAATTCTTGTTACATACAAAAttcaatataataaaatcaaaatctcaCTTAATAATGGGGGATATATTTACCGTTATTCGTTGGGTTCAAATGTTCAAAAAGTCGTCGGATGAGAACAGAATTGGGAATCGACAATTTAGGGTTAAGTACTAGATCATATTCGAAGTCCAGAATTCCGGAATCGCGAGACCCAAATTATTGAGTTTCTGCTCTTAATTCTACCGAGTCAGATATATCTCAGTCAGGAAAATTGATTTGGAGCCATGACAGAGGTATGTAAATACCATTCCTCGTTGAACCATTGCCCTTTGTTTTTGAACATTTTAGCTGCAAGCTCAAAGATTTGATTTAACGACCGTGTTTGGGGTTtgaatgtttaattttttgtgtggttatatgcatatatatgttCCTCGTAACATCTTTTGCAAAACTAAATTTATTCTCAGCTCAAGGAGCGGAGTGCATTTCGAGTCTAAAAATAAGAACTTGGGcgaaatttaatgaaattgtaCAGTTTAAATGTAATCTTATTTAGTTCCAATCCCAAACTTAGAATTTCCAAGTTCCAATGATAATAGAAGTGCACTGTTCCAAGTTAAGATTTCACGAATTTGAGTGGAAATTCTgatgtgtttggatttaataacGAAAAtagattgtgtgtgtgtgtgttttgttgtgatgcattatttttttcaatgctGCTTGATATGAACCCTGGCTAAGTTATTTTTCACCTGTATTCTTTCCATTTGTTATAAAAGCTCATGGATAATCACATCATTTGTTTTAAAAGCTCGAGGATTGTTGCATCATTAGTAGAGGGG
This region includes:
- the LOC140966908 gene encoding peptidyl-prolyl cis-trans isomerase CYP40-like gives rise to the protein MGVVRSVEHVTIGENDCPSVDVVISDCGEIPEGADDGIIDFFKDGDLFPDWPADLDNNSGELSWWMSAVESIKGYGNEHFKKQDYKMALRKYRKALRYLDISWEKEGIDEDKSIYLRKMKAHIFTNSSACKLKLGDLTGALLDTDFAMRDDENNAKALFRQGQAHVALNDIDAAVESFKKALELEPNDGAIKKEFASAKTRISDRRNQERKAYAKMFQ